The nucleotide window ACGACACCGCGTCGGACGGCGCCCCGCTCAACGCGTCCTTCAACAAGCCGGGCGAGACACGCACGTACACCTGGCGCACGCGGACCCGGTACGACGCCGGCGGCGGGTTCTGGATGCCCGGCAGCGCCGGCTACTGGCACTACCACGACCACGCCATGGGCACCGACCACGGCACCGCCGGCCTCGCGCGCGGGCTGTACGGCGGGCTGATCGTCCGCAAGCGCGGCGACCTGCTGCCCAGCAAGCAGTACACCGTCGTGTTCAACGAAATGATGATCAACCACGCGATGGCGCCGGACACGCCGATCCTCGAGGCGCGCCTCGGCGAGCGCGTCGAGTGGGTCTGCATCGGGTACGGCAGCCTGCCGCACACGTTCCACCTGCACGGCCACCGCTGGGCCGATACCCGTACCGGGATGCTCAGCAGCGCCGCTGACAACGTTGCCATCGTCGACAACAAGAACCTGGACCCCGGCAGCTCGTTCGGGTTCCAGGTGCTCGCGGGCGAAGGCGCCGGGCCGGGGGTGTGGATGTACCACTGCCACGTCCAGACCCACTCCGACGGCGGCATGGTGGGGCTCTTCCTGGTCCGCAACCCCGACGGCAGCCTGCCCGACGGCGCG belongs to Amycolatopsis tolypomycina and includes:
- a CDS encoding multicopper oxidase domain-containing protein is translated as MRVSRRSMLAGTAAGVLAPAVGVAGTASAAGLTRQITIYAEALPGGLYGYGLEPGKATIPGPLLEVYEGDTLEIELVNRTDKRLSIHPHGVTYDTASDGAPLNASFNKPGETRTYTWRTRTRYDAGGGFWMPGSAGYWHYHDHAMGTDHGTAGLARGLYGGLIVRKRGDLLPSKQYTVVFNEMMINHAMAPDTPILEARLGERVEWVCIGYGSLPHTFHLHGHRWADTRTGMLSSAADNVAIVDNKNLDPGSSFGFQVLAGEGAGPGVWMYHCHVQTHSDGGMVGLFLVRNPDGSLPDGAQDAIDRFKEHGHTGHDTNPDSRTHAGGEL